One window of Mauremys reevesii isolate NIE-2019 linkage group 4, ASM1616193v1, whole genome shotgun sequence genomic DNA carries:
- the LOC120404937 gene encoding uncharacterized protein LOC120404937: MIDSQFMEKDLNDVFTFEFEKPQFELLGKAKKKLAMCKVEKEVNGELKPCSFKTSEASAVKSFNLWWHVKHNHPENYAALVTKKDQEDEAKPKADVAEQHSSVSLKTPGEKIFCGALSEKKPKIEQTKLDSYLKSSKVTVIMDANAFREGMMEMVCLSSTPLTTFRLKNKGFKKIAGEMDRQLGISTGHDAVRHIIVSTAESGCKELKKALEQKLCYLKMHVATHGNRNFLAINTQYY, from the coding sequence ATGATCGATAGCCAATTTATGGAAAAGGATCTCAACGACGTCTTTACTTTTGAATTTGAAAAGCCCCAATTTGAGCTTTTGGGAAAAGCAAAGAAGAAATTGGCAATGTGCAAGGTGGAAAAGGAAGTGAATGGCGAGCTCAAACCATGTAGCTTCAAGACAAGTGAAGCAAGTGCCGTGAAAAGTTTCAACCTTTGGTGGCATGTAAAACATAACCATCCTGAAAACTATGCAGCTCTGGTTACAAAAAAGGACCAGGAAGATGAGGCAAAACCGAAAGCTGACGTggctgaacaacattcatctgtCTCTTTGAAAACTCCTGGAGAAAAGATTTTTTGTGGAGCTTTATCTGAAAAGAAACCCAAAATTGAGCAAACAAAACTTGACTCATATTTGAAGTCCTCAAAGGTTACAGTCATCATGGATGCCAATGCTTTCCGTGAAGGGATGATGGAAATGGTTTGCTTGAGTTCAACACCGCTCACTACCTTCAGGCTAAAGAACAAAGGATTCAAAAAAATTGCAGGTGAAATGGATCGGCAGCTTGGCATTTCAACGGGGCACGATGCGGTTCGTCATATAATTGTCAGCACAGCTGAGTCTGGTTGCAAAGAGCTCAAGAAAGCTTTGGAGCAAAAATTGTGCTACCTGAAAATGCATGTGGCAACCCATGGAAACAGAAATTTCCTTGCAATCAATACTCAGTACTACTAA
- the L2HGDH gene encoding L-2-hydroxyglutarate dehydrogenase, mitochondrial translates to MLPPPPLLRAGRAWGRLGLPGLHQRRRSSTFDVVVVGGGIVGLASARELILRHPSLTFSVLEKEKELACHQSGHNSGVIHSGIYYTPGSLKAKLCVQGAALCYEYCDRKGIPYKQCGKLIVAVEQEEIPRLKALYERGLLNNVRDLKLISAKEIQAKEPFCRGVMALDSPYTGIVNYRQVAQSYAEDFQEVGGAVLTDFEVTDLEMAKESPSESEDGMKYPVVVRNSKGEEIRCQHIVTCAGLYSDRLSEISGCSREPRIVPFRGDYLVLKPEKCYMVKGNIYPVPDPRFPFLGVHFTPRMDGSVWLGPNAVLAFKREGYKLYDFSARDFIDAVVYSGLWKLVFRNVSYGMSEMYRACFLSAQVKQLQKFIPEVTISDILRGPSGVRAQALDQDGNLVDDFVFDGGTGDIGSRVLHVRNAPSPAATSSLAIAKMIADEVERRFGL, encoded by the exons CACTTTTGATGTGGTGGTGGTTGGTGGTGGAATTGTGGGGCTTGCGTCTGCCAGAGAGCTCATTCTGCGACACCCATCGCTCACGTTCAGTGTGCTGGAAAAGGAAAAGGAGTTAG CCTGCCACCAGAGTGGACATAACAGTGGTGTTATTCATAGTGGAATTTACTACACACCTGGATCTCTGAAAGCTAAATTGTGCGTGCAGGGTGCAGCCCTCTGCTATGAATACTGTGACCGAAAGGGAATTCCATACAAACAGTGTGGCAAG CTAATAGTAGCTGTTGAACAAGAAGAAATTCCAAGACTCAAAGCATTGTATGAGAGAGGGCTGCTGAACAACGTCAGAGATCTGAAACTGATAAGTGCAAAAGAAATACAAGCAAAGGAGCCCTTTTGCAGG GGTGTGATGGCCCTTGATTCCCCATACACTGGCATTGTGAATTATAGACAAGTGGCCCAGTCCTATGCAGAAGATTTCCAGGAAGTGGGTGGTGCAGTCTTGACTGATTTTGAAGTAACAGACCTGGAGATGGCTAAAGAAAGTCCTTCAGAAAGTGAAGACG GGATGAAATATCCAGTTGTTGTTAGAAACTCTAAG GGAGAGGAAATCCGCTGTCAACATATCGTGACCTGTGCAGGTCTTTACTCGGACCGCCTGTCCGAAATCAGTGGATGCAGCCGTGAGCCTCGCATTGTGCCCTTCCGTGGAGACTACTTGGTGTTAAAGCCAGAAAAATGCTATATGGTTAAAGGAAACATTTATCCA GTTCCTGATCCTCGGTTTCCCTTTCTGGGAGTTCATTTCACACCAAGGATGGACGGCAGTGTTTGGCTTGGTCCTAATGCAGTGCTAGCCTTTAAGCGAGAGGGTTATAAATTGTATGACTTCAGTGCCAGAGACTTTATAGATGCAGTTGTATATAG TGGTTTATGGAAACTGGTGTTCAGAAACGTCTCTTACGGAATGAGTGAAATGTACAGAGCATGTTTCCTTAGTGCACAGGTGAAGCAACTTCAGAAGTTCATCCCTGAAGTTACCATCAGTGATATACTCAG GGGTCCATCTGGAGTAAGAGCCCAGGCCTTGGACCAGGATGGAAATTTGGTAGATGACTTTGTATTTGATGGAGGCACTGGCGATATTGGAAGCAGAGTGCTTCATGTCAGAAATGCCCCATCTCCTGCCGCTACCTCCTCCCTTGCCATTGCAAAAATGATTGCAGATGAAGTGGAGCGAAGATTTGGCTTGTGA